TTCCTGCTGACAACTTATTCCATGGGCCTGCGTTTGGGAGAGGCATTGTCCCTGCAAGTGAGAGATGTTGATGCAGCACGAAAACTTGTCCATATCCGGAGAGGGAAAGGCCATAAAGACCGGCTAATTCCCTTACCGGACCGCACCCTGGTCGGACTGCGGGAACTATGGAAAAGACATCAACACCCCAAACTGCTTTTTCCCAATGCCAACGGTTCACTGGAAACCATCCAGAAGGCAAAATCTCATATGGACCGGGGTGGTGTCCAAAATGCCATGAAGGCTGTAGTCGCCGATTGCGGTATCAAAAAAAAGTTTCCATACACTCTTTGCGCCACAGTTTTGCGACCCATCTGCTTGAAAAGGGCTTAAGCCTTCGCCACATCCAGGCTCTTCTCGGCCATGCCCGTCCTGAAACAACTGCACGTTACGCACACCTTACTGATGTCACGGAAAAGGACTGCAGGACGACCATCAATGATTTGATTAACACCATTCATGTAGATTTCTGGAAGGTATAATCATGCGATTTTCTCATATCATTGAAGAATATTATGATGCATTTCTGACTCGTTACGGGGATACGGCATTGCCAGAACAGATCAAAGCCTTAAACGCCATAGTTAGTTGCCGTACACCAGACGCCGGGCAGATTTATACGGTCTGTCCAGACTGCAATCATACACAACTGCATCCACTGTCCTGTGGAAACCGCAATTGTCCCCATTGTCAAAACCATGAGACAAGCCAATGGATTGACCGGCAGCAAAATAAACAGCTTCCCGTCCAGTATTTCATGGTAACTTTTACCTTGCCCTGTCAGTTCAGGGAAGTTGCATACCGGAATCAACGGACAGTTTATTCTCTGATGTTTTCATGTGTATCCAGCACGTTGAAAGAATTTGGGCTAAATCCCCGGCACCTTGGGGCCCAAATCGGTATGACCATGGTTCTTCACACTCATAGCAGAAGATTGGATTTTCACCCGCATATTCATGTAGTTGTTCCAGGTGGCGGTGTTGACCCATCCAGGCGGCAATGGAAAAAGAAAAAAGGCAAGTATTTGTTTAATCGAAAAGCCCTGGCCAAAGTTTTTCGGGCACGTTTCCTGAACGGATTGAATAAAGAGAATTTGCCAATTCCCAAAGGTGCTCGTTCCAAATGGATTGTCGATTGTGCCAGGGTCGGAACCGGCATGTCTGCCCTGAAGTACCTGTCCAGATATTTATACCGGGGAGTGATCAGCGAACGTGATATCATTGCCAATCATGGTTTTGCTAACCTAAAATTGACCCCTTTGAGGGCCAAATGACAACCTAAAATTGACCCCCCACTTTGCATCAGTACTCTGGTATTGAATGGAGATTTTTAACCCATTACCGGAGACGAAAAGGAGAATGCTTAAAGTGGATCAGTATGATTACATCCGAACAGCTCACCGTGTTTATGGAAAGGCCATTAAAGAGCTTGCCAGAGAAACCGGCCATTCAAAAAACACCATAAAAAAAATTTTAAAGCAGGAATACATTGGCTACAAGCAACGATCTAAACAGCCATATCCCGTTCTTGGTCCTTATATCCAGGAGATAGACCGCTGGCTTGGCGATGACAAGGACAAGCCATACAAACAGCGACATACAGCAACCCGGATATACCATCGTCTGAAATCGGAACTCGAGTATTCCGGTGGAGAGACGACGGTTCGCCGTTATGTGCGTGAGGCAAAGCTGAGGCTGGGTTTAACGAATCAGCAGGCATTTATCCCATCAGATCCGACGACTGCCCAGGAAGCCGAGGTAGACTGGGGAAACTGTCAGGCAGTTATTGCCGGCGAACCCGTGAAGCTGAAATTATTTTGCATACGTTCAAAATGTTCGGGCAAACACTTTGTTCGCTGTTATCCCTGTGAAAGGCAGCAAGCTTTATTTGACGCTCATATCCAGGCCTTTTCATTTTTTGGAGGCGTGTTCCCAGTTCTTATCTATGACAATCTGACAACAGTCGTACAAAAGGTATTTAAAGGAAAAAAACGTCATCTTCAGGAATCTTATAATCGGTTCAAGGCCTATTACAACTTCGATCCAAGGTTTTGCAATCCCGGCCAGGGCCATGAAAAAGGTGGGATTGAAGGCCTGGTCGGCTACGCTCGAAGAAATTATATGGTTCCTATCCCACATGCTGACAGCCTGGACGAATTGAACACGCGCCTCCTCGATGATTGCATGGCCTATGGAGAGCATCGCATCGCCGGTCAAACACAAAGCGTCAATGAATTGTTTGAATCAGAAAAGCAGGTATTGCTGCCATTGCCGACAACATCGTTCAGTAACGTTGAGACGTTCATGGTCAGGGTAAACAAATATGCCACCGTTATTATTGACAAGAACCGGTATTCTGTCCCGACGCGCTATGCTTACATGAGAGTGCAGGCGATAGTAGAGATAGACCAGGTGATCATTTATTGGAGCGGCAGAAAAATAAGCACCCATCATCGGTTATATGGAAATAATAAGTGGAGTTTAAAACCGGAACATTATCTGGAGTTGATTCGTCAGCGTCCACAATCATTTGATACCGCCCGGCCAATTTTACAATGGCGTGATCAATGGCCGGATTGCCTGGAAAAGTTATTAGAACATTTTCGCCGGAAAAACGGTGTAACCAAAGGTACCCGGGAATTTGTCACCGTGCTGATGCTGTACGAAAAATATGCTGTCGACAAGATCGAAGCAGCCGTAAAGGAAGCACTGAAAAGCAATGTCGGCTGCAGCAATGCTCTCAAGCAGATTTTACACAGTCAAAACATCTCTATGGAGTCCCAATTTGATCCTTTGTCGAACTGGGAGACACTGCCCCCTGCTGACATCTCGGCATACGAACAGCTTGGAGGTATCTTATGAACCCAGCAGTCCAGGCAGTCCTCACACAGCACTTAAAAACGCTGAAGCTCTCGACGATGGAAAAAGAGTTGGAAGGTCAGATCCGGCAGGCGCATGAGGCGGCCTGCGGCTACGATGAGTTTTTATTGAATCTTGTTGAAGCGGAAGTTCAAATACGGCAGGAAAACGGTCGCAAGCGACGTCTCAAGGAAGCCAGGTTCCCGATGCAGAAACCGCTTGAAACATTTGATTTTGAGGCTGCCCCTGATTTGGACGCCCGGTTGATCAAAGAACTTTCAACAGGGACATTCATTAAAGAAGCCCGGAATATAATTTTGATAGGTAAAAGCGGAGCCGGTAAAACCCATCTGGCAACCAGCATCGGGATGGAAGCCTGCCGGTATGGACATCGAGTTCGTTTTATTACTGGTTGTGGGCTTGCAAACGAACTGACGGAGGCCAGGGAACAACAGGCTCTGGGTAGAATGATAAAACGATATGCCGGTTATGGGCTGTTGATTCTTGATGAATTGGGGTACGTCCCGTTCAGTAAAATCGGCGCTGAATTATTGTTCCAAGTCCTTACCGAGCGCCATGAAAGACGTTCGATCATCATCACTACCAATCTTGGTTTTGGTGATTGGACGCAGGTGTTTGGCGATGCAAATCTTACCGCTGCTCTGCTGGATCGTGTCACTCACCGGGCTCACATTATTCAATGTAACTGGGACAGTTATCGACTTAAACAGACTTTAAAATCGAGAGGATAAAGAATGAAAGAACTGGATGTATATAATCCCCTGAAAGGTCGAAATGAAACGATAAGGATCGAGATCTCCGAAGACTGTACGACCTATTTTGAAGAGGCGGAGAAGAATGATGATATCCTGAGCATTACAGACACAGATGCCGGTTTGTTAATACAAGAGTGTGGGTGCACAAAACCGATTCTCATAGCTGTAGAATCACGGGAATCAATTAATTACAGCCAAAAAGGAGCGTTGAAGGCAATAGCCGACTACTGCGTTGGGTAGCCCGTCCGGCCAGGGCCAGGGGATCGGCCCGGCGCCGGGCCGATCCCCTGGCCCTGGCCGTTACCCAAACCGGAACTATATAAAAAGCGATAAGAGAATGATTTTAACAACAGGGGGGGTCAAAATTGGGTTGTCGAGAGGGGTCAATTTTGTGTTGCAATTCCGACAATCAGGACGGCCGGGTTACCTTCATGTATATTGACGGTAAAACCAAAGAGATGTGCAGGCGAACCCTTAAAGGAGAGGAGTTTCTGCACCTGATCCTGCTTCATGTGTTGCCCAGGGGATTTCGTAGGGCAAGAGATTACGGCTTTCTTCACGGGAATGCCAAGAAATTGCTCTTCCTAGTACAGATGATTCTCCACGTTCGGATTATGGCAATAGTGCTTCGGCCAAGGCCTGTTTTTAAATGCCCCCATTGCGGGAAGCCTATGAAAATCCTCGGAATAAAGCCTGTCGGTACAGGATAGGATAAACAAAAGGTAGAAACCCAATCTCAATTTAACTGGAGGTGAACAACACTATGAAATAATCCGGCTTTTTTTAGAAAGCCCTGAAAAGGGCAACGCTATAGGTGCGTCTTATCTCAGGAGCCCGGAAATAACACGCCTTTCAGATCCTTAATCCCCAAAAAGATATTTTCATATATATGGAAACCCGGCTCATTTGGGCCGGGCTTGTTCAACAATCGGATAAGATCGTGGTTCGTTCCTCACACGATCTATCCTTATTCGTTACATTTTTATCTCGCACCACTGCTTTTCCGTCTATGCCGATCTCAATTTTTGTTATTGAACCTGTTGAAATAATTGATTTTCTATATTTGAAAAGGGGCTTCTTCTCAATGTGTGTTAACAAAATTCTAAGTATACTATTATGGCTTACAAGTACAATTCCCTTTTCTGCAAAGAGGCTGGGACTTTCAAGAAGATCATCCCAAAAAGCAATAATTCGGTCTTTGGCAGAGACGGGAGACTCACTGTTCTCGGGACAGAAACGTACTGGGTCTTTGGTATAATTTTGATAGTCATCTGGGGAAGCAGTTTTAATATCTGATCTTTTTTCGTTTTCCCAATCACCGTAGTCAATTTCTTTAA
Above is a window of uncultured Desulfobacter sp. DNA encoding:
- a CDS encoding transposase zinc-binding domain-containing protein, which produces MRFSHIIEEYYDAFLTRYGDTALPEQIKALNAIVSCRTPDAGQIYTVCPDCNHTQLHPLSCGNRNCPHCQNHETSQWIDRQQNKQLPVQYFMVTFTLPCQFREVAYRNQRTVYSLMFSCVSSTLKEFGLNPRHLGAQIGMTMVLHTHSRRLDFHPHIHVVVPGGGVDPSRRQWKKKKGKYLFNRKALAKVFRARFLNGLNKENLPIPKGARSKWIVDCARVGTGMSALKYLSRYLYRGVISERDIIANHGFANLKLTPLRAK
- a CDS encoding transposase; translated protein: MCCNSDNQDGRVTFMYIDGKTKEMCRRTLKGEEFLHLILLHVLPRGFRRARDYGFLHGNAKKLLFLVQMILHVRIMAIVLRPRPVFKCPHCGKPMKILGIKPVGTG
- the istA gene encoding IS21 family transposase encodes the protein MLKVDQYDYIRTAHRVYGKAIKELARETGHSKNTIKKILKQEYIGYKQRSKQPYPVLGPYIQEIDRWLGDDKDKPYKQRHTATRIYHRLKSELEYSGGETTVRRYVREAKLRLGLTNQQAFIPSDPTTAQEAEVDWGNCQAVIAGEPVKLKLFCIRSKCSGKHFVRCYPCERQQALFDAHIQAFSFFGGVFPVLIYDNLTTVVQKVFKGKKRHLQESYNRFKAYYNFDPRFCNPGQGHEKGGIEGLVGYARRNYMVPIPHADSLDELNTRLLDDCMAYGEHRIAGQTQSVNELFESEKQVLLPLPTTSFSNVETFMVRVNKYATVIIDKNRYSVPTRYAYMRVQAIVEIDQVIIYWSGRKISTHHRLYGNNKWSLKPEHYLELIRQRPQSFDTARPILQWRDQWPDCLEKLLEHFRRKNGVTKGTREFVTVLMLYEKYAVDKIEAAVKEALKSNVGCSNALKQILHSQNISMESQFDPLSNWETLPPADISAYEQLGGIL
- the istB gene encoding IS21-like element helper ATPase IstB, which translates into the protein MNPAVQAVLTQHLKTLKLSTMEKELEGQIRQAHEAACGYDEFLLNLVEAEVQIRQENGRKRRLKEARFPMQKPLETFDFEAAPDLDARLIKELSTGTFIKEARNIILIGKSGAGKTHLATSIGMEACRYGHRVRFITGCGLANELTEAREQQALGRMIKRYAGYGLLILDELGYVPFSKIGAELLFQVLTERHERRSIIITTNLGFGDWTQVFGDANLTAALLDRVTHRAHIIQCNWDSYRLKQTLKSRG